The region GGTCACCGCCAGCGCAAACACCGCCGCGCCTATGCCCACCGCCGCATCGTAGTACGGCGGGGCAGACAGGGCTATGCGTATGAACAGCGTGGCAATAAGATAGCCGGAATTGCGGAACACCGCATGAAAGCTGGGCATATACCGCTGCGCGATCAGCACCAGCAGAATATCCGCAAAGATCAGCACCGTGTAGAAGGTGTGAAAAAATTCGTTCTTCTCGCCGTTAACCGCAAAATCCCAAATATTGTAGCCGCCTATGGCGACAAAGACCACAAACAGGCCAAGCCCCAGAACCTTCTTGGCCATCACGTAGTGCAGCATCTCCATGGGATCACGCAGATAGCCCTGATACCGGTGCATGCGGTAATACAGCCCCAGCAGGATAAACACCACCAGCGCCCCCATGCTGGAGGTCAGCACGTGCAATATGGCCTCCAGATCCTGCACCACATCAATGGGTTCGTGCATGTGGCTCAGTTCCTTAAAGGAGTTTCTGAGCAGAATAAGCGTGAGTATCTCAAACTGCTTGCCCAGCGATTTGGTCACCGACTGGGGCAGCACAAAGACAAGGCTCATCACCTCCAGCACAAGCAGCATGGAAAAGGCCAGATTGGCCGCATGGAAATGATTGTCCGGAGTTATGGAGGCAAGAGGTTCCGGCAGCAGTCCCTGCCGGCGCAGTTCAATTCCGAACAGACTGCCCAGAAAGATGATGATGAGCAGCTTGGCGACCCTGCGCTGCATTTTGGGGTTTTCCCAATAATGATGCAGCATGTCGAAGAGGTTGGTAAGCGGTTCAAGTCTGGTCATTCGCTATGCCCCGGTTTGCTCCAGAATATCGTGCCCGAATGCTGTGCCCAAATGCTGCATTCAGACCCGGTGTTGTGGGGAGGTAGCATAGCGAAATTTTGTGCAAGCGCAAGGGATTCTGCGTGTCAAACCCCGTACGGTTCTGTGCAGGCTCAGCGCATATTCCGGCACAAGCCCTGCCCGTCAAAACCAAGACACTTCCCGGACAGGCGCACACAAAAAGAGAGAATCTGCCTGAAATTTCCTTGAGCGGGTATGCTCTCCCCGGCCTGTCGTGCCCGGTGGCACCGGCTCGCGGGGCGTGTCTTCAGCAGCAGATTCTCTCGCCGTGGAACTGATTGTCAGAATTAATCTGGCTTACCCTCCGTTATGGTTTCCGCCATATATCTCCAGAAGGGATACTCTGTCCGTCCACAGCCTATACATAAGCACCCGCCGCGCAGGGTCAAGGGCAGCGCATCTCCTCGGCGCGAAAATTCGTTGACATACCCCGCTGCTTTGCCTATAGACCCCATCGCGCCATGCAACGCCGCGCGGCAAACGCCCGCTTCGTCATGCGCCCCACGCGTCCCCATCGTCTAGCCTGGCCCAGGACACCTGCCTTTCACGCAGGCGACAGGGGTTCAAATCCCCTTGGGGACGCCACAGAACGAAAAAAGCCGTTATCGAAAGATAGCGGCTTTTTTCGTGGTTCGGGGACTCGCATTTAGCAAGTCTGCCTGCCTCAAGCGCATGATAACCTCATGTTAGGACAGCACACGTTGCGCAGGGCTAGGCGAAATAACGCACCGACATCATTCACCACTTCCTTGTATCCTACCAATAACATTTGGCATCTTATGCCGTATAGCAGAGCCCCTATCTCTTGCTATGCAGGTGATCGTGCGGTACGCTGGACGGAATCAGCACTCAAAGGTGCATCTATTGCCAGCCAATCCTCTTTCGCCAAACAAGTTGCGTGCGGAGAAAGCAAGAGGAGAAGTTCTTCGCCCGAAACAATGCGAGCTATCTGAAAATTTCTCTAAATAAGGCTGACATGAGATCAAAAACATTGTATTGACTGGTCAAATATTAATTAGACTCATAGATACGGATATTTTTCACATATCATTTTTAATTTCATATTTAATTGATATATACATTAAATGCTAATATAAGACATGAATCATTCTTACACTTCCTAAGTGAAACTCAAAGACAACAAAAAATCAAAAGAATCATCAAGAAATAACGAGAGATAATATGCATAGATCTGCAAACTATGAGCTGCTAAGAATGGCACTTAAAAGAATTGATGACCATAGAGAAAAACATTTCAGCTTTCTAAAATTGAAAATTTTCTTGGAAATGAACCTTGGGAAAAGGACACTGTCACACATTTATATATGAGAAACTCTAACAACATGAACAAAATACTCAGAAAACATAAAGGATACACAACATACCAAGACATATGCAACTTTCAAAAATTATACTTTAAACTAAAATTATTTAAACAGAACATAGACAGCGAGATCGACAAATGCACTGAATCATATTTTGGCAAATCAAGCGCAAGCAGAAGCTCTAGCAGTGAAATTATTGATTTTTTCCAAAACATTATCAACTTACTTTTCTTTGGATACTCATCTTTAACATATGCAATAATGGAAAACGAAAAAATACTACAGAAAACATATGATTTAAAACATGAATTCTCTGATTTATACAAGAGAACGATTGACAACGCCTGCCACAACAGCATCATATTCGCACGGAACAGACTGAACCACGGAGCAGACTTTGAATTCAAATGGAGTGCTACAATTAACTATAAAACCAAACTCAAATCAATAAACTTTATACTACCAAAAGAAATAATTGACAATGCTTACAACGAAAAAAAAGCAAAAGACAAAGCTGGCGTTGAGTATATTATAAGCAAAGATAGAAAAATAAAACCAATTCTCACAGAACACTATGAAATGATCTAACTATTTTGCTCATCAATACGCGAAATCATTTTTAATAAGTATAACAAGGAAATATACCAATGCAACAAGTATTACGAGGCTATATTTCACCACCTAGACATTCAAATGAATACAATTGCAAAATCTACAGGAATGGACATTCCCCTTCCTCCATGCAACACTTGTAAAACACATTATCTGGATCGCGCCATAGGCTATAAGAACCCATCTACATATCCTGCATCACTATTCAAGATAACGGATAAATGACAACAAATTTTTCTTAAACAACCCCACAGCCATCCCCCCTCAGAGCCTTCTCCCCACATAGAAGCCGTAGCCGTAATACGCGCCATATTGCTCATACAGGGCAATTTCGGCTTTCACCGCATCAATAACGGCCTGAGCCTGCTTCCCCTGACCGACCTGATTGGCCTGACTGGCCCCACCACCCTGCTCACCCGCGCCGCAGCAGCCATGCCGGGCAAGAAAGCTGTCGAAACGCCTTTCCAAAGGGCGGTAATAGTGCTCCCGCCAGCAATGCGGCGGCTGGACAAAATACCCTTCCGGGCTGTAGCCGCACCGCTCCATAACCCCCATCTTGGCAGAGGCCACATCTATTTCCGGGTATTCGCGCTCCCAGTATTCCTGAATCTCGGACGGACGGGCCGCGCCCAGCCATGTGATTTCGGAAACAGCCAGCACTCCCCCCGGCTTAAGAAACCGCCTCCATGCCGAAACCGCCGCCTCAAACCCCATGCAGTAGGCGGCCCCTTCGGACCATACAACATCAAACTCCCCCTCCCGGAACGGCAGGGCATCCATGGAGCAGGCAAGGGTGGTTATGCGGTCCGCCACTCCGGCTGCGGCGGCCCTGGGGCCAAGCTGGTCCAAAAACTCCGCAAACAGGTCCACCGCCACAACATGCGCATCCAGCTTCCCGGCAAGCAGAACGGAAGAAGCCCCGGTTCCGCAGCCTATGTCCGCAATGCGCAGCGGGTGCGAGCTGTCCAGCCCGGCAAGGTTCATGGCCAGAAGCGTCTCTGTCTCTCCGCCCGGCCCCTGTCGAGCGGTTCCCTCATGCAGGTCCGCAAGCAACTGATACTCATCCATAAGCCTCTTCTCCTCTTCCTCTTCTTCTTGGCACCGCGCCATCAGCGCACACGTCTCACCGCGCCATCAGCACACACGTATCACCGCGCCATCAGCGCAAACACGCCCCAGCCCATATACTCGCGCGTGTACAAAGAATAACGCTCCGGTTCAGAGGTCAGTTGCGCCCGCACCTCTCCCGCGAGTTCATCATCGGGGTTCGTCTCAAGCCAGCGGCGCATGGTAAGCCACTTGGCCGCCTCATACCTGTCCCAGCCGTCCTGATTCGCCAGAACCATTTCCACAACGTCGTAGCCAAGGTCGCCGAACGACCTGATCAGCTGAGGAAGCAGCAGAAAATCCGCAACCGAATGGGCAAGGCACCCCTTGGCAACCTCTTCCGTCGGCGGCAACTGCCGCCAGTACGGCTCGCCGATAAGGATAATCCCGCCGGGAGCAAGGCTCTGAGCCAGCAGATCAATGGTTCCGGCAAAGCCGCCCCCAATCCACGTTGCCCCCACACAGGCTGCCACACCCACCTTCTCGTCAGCCACATAGCCCGCAGCGTCGCCGTGAATGAACTCTACCCGGTCGGCAACGCCAAGTTCCTCGGCGCGGCGCGTTGCCTGCCCGGAGAACAATTGGCTCATGTCCACCCCGGTGCCGGTAATTCCGTAATCGCGTGCCCACGTGCAGAGCATCTCACCGGAGCCGCTTCCCAGGTCGAGCACCCGCGTGCCGGGTTCCAGCCGCAACGCCTCGCCCAGCGTGGCAAATTTCTCCGGTGTGAACGGATTGTGAATGCGGTGAGCACTTTCTGTTATGTTGAAAATCCGTGGAATATCCACTGTTGCAAACTCCTTACAGTTACACATGAACGGCACATGAATGACGTGACCCCGGCGCACCAATACAATGGCATCGTTCTCAGGCAAAACGCCATCTGTTCACCAGTAAAATGGCATTGCCCACAGGCAAAACTGCACCGGCACACGCCAGTAACCAGCTTGTCCGGCACACACTGCCATACCGCCCCCGGCTATCAAATGCCGCCAACCACTTCTTCCATATTCCCGCAAACGCACGGGCAGCCACAGCCAGCCCAAGCAGCCTCAGCCTTTCCACTGCACATACACCGCCCGAGCGCAGGACGCACCCCACCATTCCTTTCATAAACAAAAAAGCGCCCCGGAATATCCGGGACGCTTC is a window of Desulfovibrio psychrotolerans DNA encoding:
- a CDS encoding class I SAM-dependent methyltransferase; amino-acid sequence: MDEYQLLADLHEGTARQGPGGETETLLAMNLAGLDSSHPLRIADIGCGTGASSVLLAGKLDAHVVAVDLFAEFLDQLGPRAAAAGVADRITTLACSMDALPFREGEFDVVWSEGAAYCMGFEAAVSAWRRFLKPGGVLAVSEITWLGAARPSEIQEYWEREYPEIDVASAKMGVMERCGYSPEGYFVQPPHCWREHYYRPLERRFDSFLARHGCCGAGEQGGGASQANQVGQGKQAQAVIDAVKAEIALYEQYGAYYGYGFYVGRRL
- a CDS encoding SAM-dependent methyltransferase; this encodes MDIPRIFNITESAHRIHNPFTPEKFATLGEALRLEPGTRVLDLGSGSGEMLCTWARDYGITGTGVDMSQLFSGQATRRAEELGVADRVEFIHGDAAGYVADEKVGVAACVGATWIGGGFAGTIDLLAQSLAPGGIILIGEPYWRQLPPTEEVAKGCLAHSVADFLLLPQLIRSFGDLGYDVVEMVLANQDGWDRYEAAKWLTMRRWLETNPDDELAGEVRAQLTSEPERYSLYTREYMGWGVFALMAR